One genomic segment of Paraburkholderia caffeinilytica includes these proteins:
- the proP gene encoding glycine betaine/L-proline transporter ProP, whose product MSFVAVIGVFTLTASSNGFWRHHKEEQRLSLDDITVVDKSLLKRAVGAMALGNAMEWFDFGVYSYIAVTLGKVFFPSSSPSAQLIATFGTFAAAFLVRPVGGMVFGPLGDRIGRQRVLAMTMIMMALGTFAIGLIPSYATIGIFAPVLLLVARLVQGFSTGGEYGGAATFIAEFSTDKRRGFMGSFLEFGTLIGYVLGAGTVAVLTATLSNDALLSWGWRVPFLIAGPLGLVGLYIRMKLEETPAFRKQAEQREAEDKALPKQSFRELLMQQWKPLLLCVGLVLIFNVTDYMALSYLPSYLSATLHFNETHGLFLVLLVMVLMMPMTLAAGRLSDTIGRKPVMLFGCVGLFVLSIPALLLIRMGTVLPVFGGLMILGVLLSCFTGVMPSALPALFPTKIRYGALAIGFNISVSLFGGTTPLVTAWLVDSTGNLMMPAYYLMGASLIGIVSVIALRETARKPLLGSGPCVATRAEAHAVLRGEREAAEMDEGYAAAATARA is encoded by the coding sequence ATGAGTTTCGTCGCAGTCATTGGAGTTTTCACCTTGACCGCTTCCAGCAACGGCTTCTGGCGACACCACAAAGAAGAACAACGCCTCTCGCTCGACGACATCACCGTCGTCGACAAATCTCTCCTCAAGCGGGCCGTCGGCGCGATGGCGCTCGGCAACGCGATGGAATGGTTCGATTTCGGCGTGTACAGCTACATCGCTGTCACGCTCGGCAAAGTGTTCTTTCCGTCGTCGAGCCCGTCCGCCCAGCTGATCGCCACCTTCGGCACGTTCGCCGCGGCGTTCCTCGTGCGGCCGGTCGGCGGCATGGTGTTCGGGCCGCTGGGCGACCGCATCGGCCGTCAGCGGGTGCTGGCCATGACCATGATCATGATGGCGCTCGGCACCTTCGCGATCGGCCTGATTCCGAGCTACGCGACGATCGGCATTTTCGCGCCGGTGTTGCTGCTGGTCGCGCGCCTCGTGCAAGGCTTCTCGACGGGTGGAGAATACGGCGGCGCCGCGACCTTCATCGCCGAATTCTCGACGGACAAGCGCCGCGGCTTCATGGGCAGCTTCCTCGAGTTCGGCACGCTGATCGGCTATGTGCTCGGCGCGGGTACGGTCGCGGTTCTGACGGCGACGCTCTCGAACGACGCGCTGCTCTCGTGGGGCTGGCGTGTGCCCTTCCTGATCGCGGGTCCGCTGGGTCTGGTCGGCCTGTACATCCGGATGAAGCTCGAAGAAACGCCCGCGTTCAGGAAGCAAGCCGAGCAACGTGAAGCCGAAGACAAAGCGCTGCCGAAGCAATCCTTCCGCGAGTTGCTCATGCAGCAATGGAAACCGCTGCTGCTGTGCGTCGGCCTGGTGCTGATCTTCAATGTCACCGACTACATGGCGCTCTCGTATCTGCCGAGCTATCTGTCGGCCACGCTGCACTTCAACGAAACGCACGGTCTCTTCCTCGTGCTGCTCGTGATGGTGCTGATGATGCCGATGACGCTGGCAGCGGGCCGCCTGTCCGACACGATCGGCCGCAAACCGGTGATGCTGTTCGGTTGCGTGGGTCTGTTCGTGCTGTCGATTCCCGCGCTGCTGCTGATCCGCATGGGTACGGTGCTGCCGGTGTTCGGCGGACTGATGATTCTCGGCGTGCTGCTGTCGTGCTTTACCGGCGTGATGCCGTCGGCGCTGCCGGCGCTGTTCCCGACGAAGATCCGCTATGGTGCGCTCGCGATCGGCTTCAATATTTCGGTCTCGCTGTTCGGCGGGACGACGCCGCTCGTGACGGCATGGCTCGTCGACAGCACCGGCAATCTGATGATGCCCGCGTACTACCTGATGGGCGCGTCGTTGATCGGTATCGTGTCGGTGATCGCGCTGCGCGAAACGGCTCGCAAGCCGCTGCTCGGCTCGGGTCCGTGCGTCGCGACGCGTGCGGAAGCGCATGCTGTGCTGCGCGGCGAGCGTGAAGCGGCGGAGATGGATGAAGGCTACGCTGCCGCGGCTACGGCGCGTGCCTGA
- a CDS encoding metallophosphoesterase family protein, whose protein sequence is MTSRIPSSVATRIGLISDTHNLVRPEVLQYLAGCDAIIHAGDICNQTVLDALARIAPVTAVRGNNDIGEPVASLPTHVKLTVQQVTILVVHDIADVAGDPRSEGIGVVVTGHSHKPAISERDGVLFVNPGSAGPRRFKLPISAGMLVIEGAHVSATFDSLVT, encoded by the coding sequence ATGACCTCGCGCATCCCATCCTCCGTCGCCACCCGAATCGGGTTGATCTCCGATACGCACAACCTCGTGCGCCCCGAAGTGCTGCAGTACCTCGCAGGCTGCGACGCGATCATCCACGCGGGCGATATTTGCAATCAGACGGTGCTCGATGCGCTCGCGCGGATTGCGCCGGTCACCGCGGTGCGCGGCAATAACGACATCGGCGAGCCGGTCGCTTCGCTGCCGACGCACGTCAAGCTGACCGTGCAACAGGTGACGATCCTCGTCGTGCACGACATCGCCGACGTGGCTGGCGATCCGCGCAGCGAAGGCATCGGCGTGGTCGTGACGGGACACTCGCACAAGCCTGCGATCAGTGAGCGCGACGGTGTGCTGTTCGTCAATCCAGGCAGCGCCGGACCACGCCGTTTCAAGTTGCCGATTTCCGCCGGCATGCTCGTTATCGAAGGCGCGCATGTAAGCGCGACGTTCGATTCCCTGGTGACATGA
- a CDS encoding TMEM175 family protein translates to MGKGRVEAFSDGVIAIIITIMVLELKVPDGYDLAALRPVIPVFCAYVLSFIYVGIYWNNHHHLFHTVQKVNGAVLWANLHLLFWLSLLPAVTHWVGENHLAAWPTAMYGAVLFMSAIAYFILTRVLIREHGSESTIAKAVGNDFKGKVSVVIYLAGMALAFVQPWLSAALYTLAAAWWLVPDRRIEHLMEA, encoded by the coding sequence ATGGGCAAGGGACGCGTCGAAGCCTTCAGCGATGGCGTGATCGCCATCATCATTACGATCATGGTGCTCGAATTGAAGGTGCCGGACGGCTACGATCTCGCCGCGCTGCGCCCCGTGATCCCCGTGTTCTGCGCCTACGTGCTGAGTTTTATCTACGTCGGCATTTACTGGAACAATCATCACCACCTCTTCCATACCGTGCAGAAGGTCAACGGCGCGGTGCTGTGGGCGAATCTCCACCTGCTGTTCTGGCTGTCGCTGCTGCCGGCGGTCACGCATTGGGTCGGCGAGAATCATCTCGCCGCCTGGCCGACCGCGATGTACGGCGCCGTGCTGTTCATGTCGGCGATTGCGTATTTCATCCTGACCCGTGTGCTGATCCGCGAGCACGGCAGCGAGTCGACGATCGCCAAGGCGGTCGGCAACGACTTCAAGGGCAAGGTTTCCGTCGTCATCTATCTGGCGGGCATGGCGCTGGCATTCGTGCAGCCGTGGCTCTCGGCGGCGCTCTATACGCTGGCCGCGGCGTGGTGGCTGGTGCCCGACCGCCGCATCGAACACCTGATGGAAGCGTAA
- a CDS encoding DUF488 domain-containing protein yields MSVSIVQLGSPRAPDEGLRIGTVRRPPRGVPRAEFGARDYYDVWLPNLSPDAELVKQAKAVTSDAEWAAFAKKFRAEMNGGDASKVLDLLAALSRTANFSVGCYCEDESRCHRSILRQLLSERGALIR; encoded by the coding sequence ATGAGCGTTAGCATCGTCCAGCTCGGGTCTCCGAGAGCGCCCGACGAAGGGCTGCGTATCGGCACCGTGCGGCGACCGCCGCGTGGCGTACCCCGGGCGGAATTCGGCGCCCGCGACTATTACGATGTGTGGCTGCCCAATCTGTCGCCTGACGCGGAGTTGGTCAAACAGGCAAAGGCGGTGACGAGCGATGCCGAGTGGGCCGCGTTCGCAAAAAAATTTCGCGCGGAGATGAATGGTGGCGATGCCAGCAAGGTGTTGGACCTGCTTGCCGCCTTGTCGAGAACGGCAAACTTTTCCGTCGGTTGCTATTGCGAGGACGAGAGCCGGTGCCATCGCAGCATTCTTCGTCAGTTGTTAAGCGAGCGGGGTGCGCTGATAAGGTGA
- a CDS encoding cupin domain-containing protein, with the protein MISSGNLFDLSAPSGPDEQIDALVEDAGVSIERIVSRGHASPPGFWYDSPRAEWVVLLSGAATLEFEGEREPHPMKPGDHVLIEAHCRHRVAWTSDVEPSVWLAVYYPEVCR; encoded by the coding sequence ATGATCAGCAGCGGCAACCTCTTCGATCTCAGCGCGCCGTCAGGTCCTGACGAGCAGATCGACGCGCTCGTGGAAGACGCCGGCGTGAGCATCGAGAGGATCGTCTCGCGAGGGCACGCCAGCCCGCCGGGCTTCTGGTACGACAGTCCACGGGCCGAGTGGGTCGTGCTGCTGAGCGGCGCGGCGACGCTCGAATTCGAAGGCGAGCGTGAGCCGCATCCGATGAAACCGGGCGACCACGTGTTGATCGAAGCGCATTGCCGGCACCGGGTGGCATGGACGAGCGACGTGGAGCCGAGCGTGTGGCTGGCGGTTTACTACCCTGAGGTTTGCCGCTGA
- a CDS encoding FAD-containing oxidoreductase produces the protein MPQHFDAVVIGTGQGGAPLAVRLGQSGRKTAVIERGAFGGTCVNVGCTPTKSYVASARAAHVARHAADLGVQVSGAVSVDLAAVKARKDRIIGQSRDGVEKWLRGTANVTVFTGHARFTGAHTLAIGGPDGVVRDELSADEIFINTGTRAVVPPLDGLERIRYYTNSNLLELTELPDHLAIVGGSYIALEFAQIFRRFGSRVTVLVRGGRVLTREDADFADSVQKVLAREGIEFVFGVQPSRVEPHPHHENEVCIGFEQNIPALEASHLLFATGREPNTDDLGLDAAGIETDKHGTIPVDGQLRTNVPGVWAIGDINGRGAFTHTSYDDFQIVAANLLDGGARSVDTRIMTYAVFVDPPLARVGLSEADVRKTGRDALIATMPMTRVGRARERGETDGFMKVLVDAQSRQILGAAIHGIEGDEALHTFVDIMTAGAPYPTLQYAMHIHPTISELVPTLLDGLKPMK, from the coding sequence ATGCCACAGCACTTCGACGCAGTCGTGATCGGCACAGGACAAGGCGGGGCGCCGCTTGCCGTCCGTCTCGGCCAAAGCGGCCGTAAAACAGCGGTCATCGAACGAGGGGCTTTCGGCGGGACCTGCGTGAATGTCGGCTGCACACCCACCAAGTCTTATGTGGCCAGCGCCCGTGCGGCCCACGTGGCGCGCCACGCCGCGGACCTGGGCGTGCAGGTGAGCGGCGCGGTCAGCGTCGATCTGGCAGCCGTCAAGGCGCGCAAGGACAGGATCATCGGCCAATCGCGCGACGGCGTCGAGAAATGGCTGCGCGGCACGGCCAACGTCACCGTTTTCACCGGCCACGCGCGCTTCACCGGCGCGCATACGCTCGCCATCGGCGGCCCGGACGGCGTGGTGCGCGATGAACTCAGCGCCGACGAAATCTTCATCAATACCGGCACGCGCGCAGTCGTGCCGCCGCTCGACGGGCTTGAGCGCATTCGCTACTACACCAATTCCAATCTGCTCGAACTGACCGAATTGCCGGACCACCTGGCGATTGTCGGCGGCAGCTATATCGCACTCGAGTTCGCGCAGATTTTTCGCCGTTTCGGCAGCCGGGTGACGGTGCTGGTGCGCGGCGGGCGCGTGCTCACGCGCGAGGATGCCGACTTCGCCGACTCCGTGCAGAAGGTGCTGGCGCGCGAGGGGATCGAGTTTGTCTTCGGCGTGCAGCCCTCGCGGGTCGAACCGCATCCGCATCACGAGAACGAGGTGTGCATCGGCTTTGAGCAGAACATTCCCGCGCTCGAAGCGTCGCACCTGCTGTTCGCCACCGGACGCGAACCGAATACCGACGACCTCGGCCTCGACGCCGCCGGCATCGAGACGGACAAGCACGGCACGATTCCCGTCGACGGCCAGTTGCGCACCAACGTGCCGGGCGTCTGGGCGATCGGCGACATCAACGGACGCGGTGCCTTTACCCACACTTCCTATGATGACTTTCAGATCGTCGCCGCCAATCTGCTCGACGGCGGCGCGCGCAGCGTCGATACGCGGATCATGACGTATGCGGTATTCGTCGACCCGCCGCTCGCACGCGTCGGACTCTCGGAGGCCGACGTGCGCAAAACCGGCCGCGACGCGCTGATCGCCACCATGCCGATGACGCGGGTGGGCCGCGCGCGCGAACGCGGCGAGACCGACGGCTTCATGAAGGTGCTGGTCGACGCGCAGAGCAGGCAGATTCTCGGCGCGGCGATCCACGGCATCGAGGGCGACGAAGCGCTGCACACGTTCGTCGACATCATGACGGCCGGCGCGCCGTATCCGACCTTGCAGTACGCCATGCACATTCATCCGACCATCAGCGAGCTGGTGCCGACTTTGCTCGACGGACTCAAGCCGATGAAATGA
- a CDS encoding putative bifunctional diguanylate cyclase/phosphodiesterase translates to MTREATSDCTQGAAPEGTRYGADRAEGVLASERTVLRLITRNTPLPELLDEVCRRAEALLGDGATCSILLLDADGARARVGGAPSLPAHFSAAIDGVPIGPRAGSCGTAMYERRMVAVEDIETDPLWADFRHLALPLGLRACWSVPFENDAGKVLGAFAVYHRTSRRPSAEEAAMLHDISHSVGLAVHQDAMARRLAHSEEHHRLVVDHLNEGIIVQSRDGVVLACNPSAQRILRASPDLIGHDILTVMVRAYHEDGSVVTDADRPTSQVLETGKPRLGVTMGLELTDGDVVWITENVVPIIKPGDSEPSSVLISFTDIGPVREAQQQLKFLATRDPLTGLYNRAYLAERMRDLFAPGEVAGMGELARVAVLFVDLDGFKKVNDTAGHEAGDALLCSVAERLSACVARDDTLARVGGDEFVIVVSAYESTGRLIALAQRILDTIAVPFAVADNEYYMGASIGISLFPEDGQDVPTLMRNADSAMYHAKQCGRNNFQFFTAELNQHLQRRFMIEQALRRALATDELSLVYQPIVDSQDGRTIGAEALLRWYNAELGNVSPAEFIPVAEDAGLIVEIGAWVLARACEQVAQWRRTLAPDLIVAVNLSPRQFKGGLVERIERCLEQSGLEPAALELEITERLLMSDSDAVLPMLSALSAMGVRISVDDFGTGYSSLSYLKRFPLHNLKIDRSFVAGLPDHRDSIAITQAVVAMAHSLGMNVTAEGVETAEQAAFLRGIACDKQQGYFYSRPVGASAYARSLHDAQVGLASAS, encoded by the coding sequence ATGACACGCGAAGCGACATCAGATTGCACGCAGGGAGCAGCGCCAGAGGGCACCCGCTACGGGGCGGACCGGGCCGAGGGGGTGCTGGCGTCGGAGCGGACGGTGTTGCGGCTGATTACCCGCAACACGCCGCTGCCGGAATTGCTCGATGAGGTATGCCGCCGCGCGGAAGCGCTGCTGGGCGATGGTGCGACCTGTTCGATCCTGCTACTGGATGCGGACGGCGCACGCGCGCGCGTGGGCGGCGCGCCTTCGCTGCCGGCGCACTTCAGCGCCGCGATCGACGGCGTCCCGATCGGCCCGCGAGCCGGGTCCTGCGGCACCGCGATGTACGAGCGGCGCATGGTTGCTGTCGAAGATATCGAAACCGATCCGCTGTGGGCCGATTTCCGGCACCTGGCGTTGCCGCTCGGTTTGCGCGCGTGCTGGTCGGTGCCGTTTGAAAACGATGCCGGCAAGGTGCTGGGCGCGTTCGCGGTCTATCACCGTACGTCGCGCCGGCCGAGCGCCGAAGAAGCGGCGATGCTTCACGACATCAGCCACAGTGTCGGGCTCGCCGTCCATCAGGATGCAATGGCGCGGCGCCTCGCGCACAGCGAGGAGCATCACCGGCTGGTTGTCGATCATCTCAACGAAGGCATCATCGTGCAGTCGCGCGACGGCGTGGTGCTGGCCTGCAATCCGAGTGCGCAGCGCATTCTGCGGGCGAGCCCCGATCTGATCGGCCACGACATTCTGACGGTGATGGTGCGCGCGTATCACGAGGACGGTTCCGTCGTCACCGACGCGGATCGTCCGACCAGTCAGGTGCTGGAAACCGGCAAACCCAGGCTCGGCGTCACGATGGGTCTGGAGCTGACCGACGGCGATGTCGTCTGGATTACTGAGAATGTCGTGCCGATCATCAAGCCGGGCGACAGCGAGCCCAGCTCGGTGCTGATCTCGTTCACCGACATCGGGCCGGTGCGCGAGGCGCAACAGCAGCTCAAGTTTCTGGCCACGCGCGATCCGCTCACGGGCCTCTACAACCGCGCTTATCTGGCCGAGCGAATGCGCGATCTGTTCGCCCCGGGCGAGGTGGCCGGCATGGGGGAACTGGCGCGGGTCGCCGTGTTGTTCGTCGATCTGGACGGTTTCAAGAAGGTCAACGACACCGCCGGTCACGAGGCCGGCGACGCGCTTCTGTGCAGCGTGGCGGAGCGGCTGTCGGCGTGTGTCGCGCGCGACGATACGCTCGCGCGCGTGGGCGGCGACGAGTTCGTGATCGTGGTCAGCGCATACGAAAGCACGGGCCGGCTGATCGCGCTCGCCCAGCGCATTCTCGACACGATCGCCGTACCGTTCGCGGTGGCGGACAACGAGTACTACATGGGGGCGTCGATCGGCATCAGTCTGTTTCCCGAGGACGGTCAGGACGTGCCCACGCTGATGCGCAACGCCGACTCGGCGATGTACCACGCGAAACAATGCGGCCGCAACAATTTTCAGTTCTTCACCGCCGAGCTGAATCAGCATCTGCAACGCCGCTTCATGATCGAGCAGGCATTGCGGCGCGCGCTCGCCACCGACGAACTGAGCCTCGTGTATCAGCCGATCGTCGACAGCCAGGACGGCCGCACGATCGGCGCCGAGGCGCTGCTGCGCTGGTACAACGCCGAGCTGGGCAATGTCTCGCCGGCGGAATTCATCCCCGTGGCCGAAGACGCCGGCCTGATCGTCGAGATCGGCGCCTGGGTGCTGGCGCGGGCCTGCGAGCAGGTCGCGCAATGGCGGCGCACGCTGGCGCCGGATTTGATCGTCGCGGTGAATCTGTCGCCGCGTCAGTTCAAAGGCGGGCTGGTGGAGCGGATCGAGCGCTGTCTCGAACAGTCCGGGCTCGAGCCGGCGGCGCTCGAACTGGAGATCACCGAGCGGCTGCTGATGAGCGACAGCGACGCCGTCCTGCCGATGCTGAGCGCGTTGAGCGCGATGGGCGTGCGCATTTCCGTCGACGATTTCGGCACCGGTTATTCGTCGCTGTCGTATCTGAAGCGGTTTCCGCTGCATAACCTGAAGATCGATCGCTCCTTCGTCGCCGGCTTGCCGGATCATCGCGATTCGATCGCGATCACGCAGGCGGTGGTGGCGATGGCCCATTCGCTCGGCATGAACGTCACGGCGGAAGGAGTGGAGACCGCCGAGCAGGCGGCGTTTTTACGCGGAATCGCTTGCGACAAGCAACAGGGGTATTTTTATAGCCGGCCTGTGGGGGCAAGCGCTTATGCGCGTAGTTTGCATGACGCGCAGGTGGGGTTGGCCAGCGCTTCATAA
- a CDS encoding DUF4865 family protein codes for MLAKQYSHRLPSTYDMGIIRERATQRGPLWDATEGLGFKAFVARERGRFGATANVYSAVYLWLDAEQTADFFMGSRFQNVIDDFGRPDVETWLPLDARKGPAQKALALYREEQPIGEQDNRAELRAALAEENRRIAEQDDTVAVVSALDVANWKLIRLTLSAAAPVATAGRTVYEVLHLARPGIASLT; via the coding sequence ATGCTTGCCAAACAGTATTCGCACCGTCTGCCGTCCACCTATGACATGGGGATCATTCGCGAGCGCGCGACGCAGCGCGGCCCGTTGTGGGACGCGACCGAAGGGCTGGGATTCAAGGCTTTCGTCGCCCGTGAACGGGGCCGCTTCGGCGCCACCGCGAACGTGTATTCGGCGGTGTATCTGTGGCTCGACGCGGAGCAGACCGCCGACTTCTTCATGGGCTCGCGCTTTCAGAACGTGATCGACGACTTCGGCCGTCCGGACGTCGAAACCTGGCTGCCGCTCGATGCCCGCAAGGGGCCGGCGCAAAAGGCGCTCGCGTTGTATCGCGAGGAGCAGCCGATCGGCGAGCAGGACAACCGCGCCGAGCTGCGCGCGGCGCTGGCCGAGGAGAACCGCCGCATTGCGGAGCAGGACGATACGGTGGCCGTGGTCTCAGCGCTCGACGTCGCCAACTGGAAGCTGATCCGTCTCACGCTGTCGGCGGCGGCGCCGGTCGCCACGGCGGGCCGCACGGTCTACGAGGTGCTGCACCTCGCGCGGCCGGGCATCGCGAGCCTGACGTGA
- a CDS encoding LysR substrate-binding domain-containing protein: MSTLARPLDLDAIQAFVLVADLGSFTRAAEVMDTSQAAMSLKLKRLEARLGYRLLERTPRAVRLSARGDAFIGAARQLLLAHERALAGTADAPERRLKLGISDHVAGPNLPALLGRLAAYDPLLVIEVRIAASRDVLAWFERGEVDAAIGRREGDRRDGQLLAEERLGWFAAPGWQHREGQPLKLATLAAPCGIRAIATDALDAAGIAWTEVFVGGGVMAVGAAVSAGLAVAALAQRVAPAGAVEVGEQLGLPTLPTSKVVLHTRLSDPRSQETLRAVSSAFLNAAY; this comes from the coding sequence ATGAGCACCCTCGCCCGTCCTCTCGATCTGGATGCGATTCAGGCCTTCGTGCTAGTGGCGGATCTCGGCAGCTTCACGCGCGCCGCGGAAGTCATGGACACCTCGCAGGCCGCAATGAGCCTCAAGCTCAAACGGCTCGAAGCGCGTCTGGGCTACCGCTTGCTGGAGCGTACACCGCGCGCCGTGAGGCTCTCGGCGCGCGGCGATGCCTTCATCGGCGCGGCCCGGCAACTACTGTTGGCTCACGAGCGCGCACTGGCGGGAACCGCCGATGCGCCGGAGCGCCGGCTCAAGCTCGGCATCAGCGACCACGTGGCGGGGCCCAATCTGCCGGCGTTGCTGGGCCGGCTCGCCGCTTACGATCCGCTGCTTGTCATCGAGGTGCGCATTGCCGCGTCACGCGACGTGCTTGCATGGTTCGAGCGGGGTGAAGTCGACGCGGCGATCGGCCGTCGCGAGGGCGATCGCCGCGATGGACAGCTGCTGGCCGAGGAACGGCTGGGCTGGTTCGCGGCGCCGGGCTGGCAGCATCGCGAGGGGCAGCCACTGAAGCTGGCGACGCTCGCCGCACCGTGCGGCATCCGCGCGATTGCCACGGACGCGCTCGACGCGGCCGGGATCGCGTGGACCGAGGTGTTCGTCGGCGGCGGTGTGATGGCTGTCGGCGCGGCCGTCAGCGCGGGGCTCGCCGTGGCCGCGCTGGCGCAGCGCGTGGCGCCGGCGGGAGCGGTCGAGGTCGGCGAGCAGCTCGGCCTGCCGACGCTGCCGACCTCCAAAGTGGTCCTGCATACGCGGTTGAGCGACCCTCGCTCGCAGGAAACGTTGCGAGCGGTCAGTTCGGCGTTTCTTAACGCGGCGTACTGA